The proteins below are encoded in one region of Tolumonas auensis DSM 9187:
- a CDS encoding LapA family protein encodes MKFVKSILYFMAVLSLAMFLVTLGSVNGQQIHINFLIAQDDFSLAALLVGAFFSGFLVALCALGFSYIVTRLKLRKLQNHISRLSSQISSSVKE; translated from the coding sequence ATGAAATTTGTGAAATCCATATTGTATTTCATGGCTGTTTTGTCGTTGGCCATGTTTTTAGTGACTTTGGGTTCGGTTAACGGTCAACAGATACATATTAATTTTCTGATTGCACAAGACGATTTCAGTCTTGCGGCTCTCCTTGTTGGCGCGTTTTTTTCCGGGTTTCTGGTTGCTTTGTGTGCATTAGGGTTCAGCTATATTGTTACCCGATTGAAATTACGAAAATTGCAAAATCATATTTCACGCTTATCTTCGCAAATCAGTTCGTCAGTTAAGGAATAA
- a CDS encoding integration host factor subunit beta — MTKSDLIERLSSSQQHLAAKDVEAAVREILECMAATLESGNRIEIRGFGSFSLHYRAPRVGRNPKTGEKVELLAKSVPHFKPGKELRERVNSL; from the coding sequence ATGACGAAATCTGATCTTATTGAGCGTCTTTCTTCTAGTCAGCAACATCTTGCCGCTAAGGATGTTGAGGCTGCAGTCCGGGAAATTCTGGAGTGTATGGCTGCGACCCTTGAAAGCGGGAATCGTATTGAAATCCGTGGTTTTGGTAGTTTTTCCCTTCATTACAGAGCACCCAGAGTAGGTCGTAATCCTAAAACTGGGGAGAAGGTTGAACTTCTGGCCAAGAGTGTCCCTCATTTCAAACCCGGCAAAGAGTTAAGAGAACGCGTAAACTCTTTGTAA
- the rpsA gene encoding 30S ribosomal protein S1 yields the protein MMESFAQLFEESLKQLETRPGAIVKGTVVAIENGIVLVDAGLKSESAIPAEQFKNALGELEVALGDVVDVALDSVEDGFGETLLSREKAKRHEAWLQLEKAYEEQATVVGLINGKVKGGFTVELNGIRAFLPGSLVDVRPVRDTAHLEGKELEFKVIKLDQKRNNVVVSRRAVIETENSSERDSLLSSLQEGHEVKGIVKNLTDYGAFVDLGGVDGLLHITDMAWKRVKHPSEIVNVGDEITVKVLKFDRERTRVSLGLKQLGEDPWVAIAKRYPEGARLTGRVTNLTDYGCFVEIEEGVEGLVHVSEMDWTNKNIHPSKVVNVGDTVEVMVLDIDEERRRISLGLKQCKANPWQQFAETHAKGDRVSGKIKSITDFGIFIGLDGGIDGLVHLSDISWNATGEDAVREFKKGDEIEAVVLQVDPERERISLGVKQIEEDPFNKYLSDNKKGAIVKGKVTAVDSKGATIELEEGVEGYIRSADASRDRVEDASLVLSVGDEVEAKFMGVDRKNRTVSLSVRAKDEAEEKTAMDSLNQQEEAGFGNAMAEAFKAAKGE from the coding sequence ATGATGGAATCTTTTGCTCAACTTTTTGAAGAGTCTCTGAAACAACTGGAAACCCGTCCTGGTGCCATCGTTAAAGGTACTGTTGTTGCTATCGAAAACGGCATCGTACTGGTTGACGCTGGTCTGAAATCAGAATCTGCAATCCCTGCTGAACAGTTCAAAAATGCACTGGGCGAGCTGGAAGTTGCACTGGGTGACGTAGTTGACGTAGCTCTGGACTCTGTGGAAGACGGTTTCGGTGAGACTCTGCTGTCTCGTGAAAAAGCTAAACGTCACGAAGCATGGTTGCAGCTGGAAAAAGCATACGAAGAACAGGCAACTGTTGTTGGTCTGATCAATGGCAAAGTGAAAGGCGGTTTCACCGTAGAACTGAACGGTATCCGTGCATTCCTGCCTGGTTCTCTGGTTGACGTGCGTCCAGTACGTGACACTGCTCACCTGGAAGGCAAAGAGCTTGAGTTCAAAGTAATCAAGCTGGATCAGAAACGTAACAACGTTGTTGTTTCTCGTCGTGCAGTTATTGAAACTGAAAACTCTTCTGAGCGTGACAGCCTGCTGTCTTCTCTGCAAGAAGGCCATGAAGTTAAGGGTATCGTTAAGAACCTGACTGACTACGGTGCATTCGTAGATCTGGGTGGTGTTGACGGTCTGCTGCACATCACTGACATGGCATGGAAACGTGTTAAACACCCATCTGAAATCGTGAACGTAGGTGATGAAATCACCGTTAAAGTTCTGAAATTCGACCGTGAGCGCACTCGTGTGTCTCTGGGCCTGAAACAGCTGGGCGAAGATCCATGGGTAGCTATCGCTAAACGTTACCCAGAAGGTGCACGTCTGACTGGCCGTGTAACCAACCTGACTGATTACGGTTGCTTCGTTGAAATCGAAGAAGGCGTTGAAGGTCTGGTTCACGTTTCAGAAATGGACTGGACTAACAAAAACATTCACCCATCTAAAGTTGTTAACGTGGGTGACACTGTTGAAGTTATGGTTCTGGACATCGACGAAGAACGTCGCCGTATCTCCCTGGGTCTGAAGCAGTGCAAAGCTAACCCATGGCAGCAGTTCGCAGAAACTCATGCGAAAGGCGATCGCGTAAGCGGTAAGATCAAATCTATCACTGATTTCGGTATCTTCATTGGTCTGGATGGTGGTATTGATGGTCTGGTTCACCTGTCAGACATCTCCTGGAATGCAACTGGCGAAGATGCTGTTCGCGAGTTCAAGAAAGGCGACGAAATCGAAGCAGTTGTTCTGCAGGTAGATCCAGAGCGTGAACGTATCTCTCTGGGTGTTAAACAGATCGAAGAAGATCCGTTCAACAAGTACCTGTCAGATAACAAAAAAGGTGCTATCGTTAAAGGTAAGGTAACTGCCGTTGACAGCAAAGGCGCTACCATCGAGCTGGAAGAAGGTGTTGAAGGCTACATCCGTTCTGCTGATGCATCACGTGATCGTGTAGAAGACGCATCTCTGGTTCTGTCTGTTGGTGATGAAGTTGAAGCCAAATTCATGGGCGTTGACCGTAAAAACCGTACAGTGAGCCTGTCAGTTCGTGCTAAAGACGAAGCTGAAGAAAAAACAGCAATGGATTCCCTGAATCAGCAAGAAGAAGCTGGTTTCGGTAATGCAATGGCTGAAGCTTTCAAAGCTGCTAAAGGCGAATAA
- the cmk gene encoding (d)CMP kinase, whose amino-acid sequence MTDNFHFPVVTIDGPGGAGKGTLCMLLATHLGWHLLDSGAIYRVLAVAAIKHGTALDDVASLSVLASNLNVSFPIENEQVLIVLDGVNVTDEIRTEATGNLASKVAAYPEVRAALLLRQQSFAQHPGLIADGRDMGTVVFPAAPLKIFLDASAEERARRRQLQLQQKGINVSFDNLLQEIQERDFRDRNRPVAPLKPANDAIIIDSTTMSVDSVFNQVLELVNQRFIRAE is encoded by the coding sequence ATGACAGATAATTTTCATTTTCCTGTTGTAACTATTGATGGGCCAGGCGGGGCAGGGAAAGGCACACTTTGCATGTTGCTGGCCACACATCTTGGCTGGCATCTGCTTGATTCCGGAGCCATTTATCGCGTATTGGCTGTTGCAGCAATAAAGCACGGAACAGCATTAGATGATGTTGCTTCTCTTTCCGTGCTGGCCAGTAATCTGAATGTCAGCTTTCCAATTGAAAATGAACAGGTACTGATTGTTCTGGACGGTGTCAATGTAACTGATGAAATCAGAACAGAAGCGACAGGTAATCTGGCCAGCAAGGTTGCCGCCTACCCAGAGGTTAGAGCAGCGTTATTACTTCGGCAGCAGAGTTTTGCTCAGCATCCCGGTTTAATTGCCGATGGTCGGGATATGGGCACCGTAGTTTTTCCTGCTGCTCCACTGAAAATATTTCTTGATGCCAGCGCTGAAGAACGAGCAAGACGTAGACAATTGCAGTTGCAGCAAAAGGGAATAAATGTTAGTTTTGATAACCTTTTACAAGAAATTCAGGAACGCGATTTCCGTGATAGGAACCGTCCTGTTGCTCCGTTAAAGCCCGCCAATGATGCAATAATTATCGATTCAACAACAATGTCCGTTGATTCGGTGTTCAATCAGGTGTTGGAGCTTGTAAATCAGCGTTTTATCCGGGCTGAGTAG
- a CDS encoding YcgN family cysteine cluster protein, with protein MSKEALIKSRYWEHKQLEEMTDDEWEMLCDGCGHCCLTKLIDEDTDELVYTNVACNLLDLESCSCSDYLNRHKFEPDCIKLDVHLAKTLPWLPSTCAYRRIAENKPLPFWHPLLNGDKRKMYRYGKSVKGKVVHERNRGDWEEHIVVWKL; from the coding sequence ATGAGTAAAGAAGCGCTGATCAAGAGTCGTTACTGGGAGCATAAACAGCTCGAAGAAATGACTGATGATGAATGGGAAATGCTTTGTGACGGATGTGGCCACTGCTGTCTTACCAAGTTAATTGATGAAGATACGGATGAGCTTGTTTATACCAACGTTGCATGCAATCTGCTCGATCTGGAAAGTTGCAGCTGTTCTGACTATCTGAACCGCCATAAATTCGAGCCAGACTGCATTAAACTGGATGTTCATCTGGCTAAAACGTTGCCTTGGTTACCATCTACCTGCGCATACCGGCGTATTGCGGAAAATAAACCGTTACCGTTCTGGCATCCGCTATTAAATGGTGATAAACGGAAAATGTACCGATATGGCAAATCGGTAAAAGGTAAAGTAGTTCATGAGCGTAATCGTGGCGACTGGGAAGAGCACATCGTTGTCTGGAAGCTCTGA
- a CDS encoding YcgL domain-containing protein, with the protein MICAVYRSSKRPNTYLFLTKKDDFSVIPAELLQVFGRPELVMLLTEDKLEKVLSVSKEKLLQELTTNRYWLWIRQEEENLLTQHRTYLSRENDHE; encoded by the coding sequence ATGATCTGTGCTGTCTATCGGAGTAGTAAGCGACCTAATACTTATCTTTTCCTGACCAAAAAAGACGATTTTTCAGTCATTCCTGCCGAGCTCTTGCAAGTTTTTGGCAGACCGGAGTTAGTCATGTTACTGACGGAAGATAAATTAGAAAAAGTGCTCTCAGTTTCTAAAGAAAAACTTCTTCAGGAGTTAACCACTAACCGCTATTGGTTATGGATCAGACAAGAAGAAGAGAATCTGCTGACACAGCATCGTACCTATTTGTCCCGGGAGAATGATCATGAGTAA
- the minC gene encoding septum site-determining protein MinC: MSERGYELKGSVFTMTVLHLEDAIPEQIQQLLEQKASQAPKFFDSAPLVINVEMLTEIPDFSKIMSAILTANFIPVGVTGVKSNEMREAAKQARLAILTAGKETNTDAVVLHTPKESIYKTPSELREEQQTSPGTTADPDNLVPTKVVQGNVRSGQQIYSPGPVVILGSVSNGAEIISNDSIHVYGTLRGRALAGARGNHDARIFCGHLEAELISIAGHYLLSDSLPEPHVGQEVQISLENEKIIFDKLTS, encoded by the coding sequence ATGTCCGAACGCGGTTACGAGCTGAAAGGCAGTGTTTTTACAATGACTGTATTACATCTGGAGGATGCGATACCTGAGCAAATCCAACAACTTCTGGAACAGAAAGCAAGTCAGGCTCCAAAGTTTTTTGATTCTGCCCCCTTAGTCATTAATGTTGAAATGCTTACTGAAATCCCCGATTTTTCTAAAATCATGTCGGCTATTCTGACCGCTAACTTTATTCCCGTTGGTGTAACCGGAGTAAAAAGCAATGAAATGCGCGAAGCAGCCAAGCAAGCCAGGCTGGCAATATTAACAGCTGGAAAAGAAACAAACACTGATGCTGTTGTTTTACATACACCTAAAGAAAGCATTTATAAAACACCTTCAGAGTTAAGAGAAGAACAGCAAACATCGCCAGGCACTACTGCTGATCCAGACAATCTGGTTCCAACTAAAGTTGTGCAGGGTAACGTGCGTTCCGGGCAACAAATTTATTCTCCCGGCCCTGTAGTTATATTGGGTTCTGTGAGTAATGGCGCTGAAATTATTTCCAATGATAGTATTCATGTATATGGTACTTTAAGAGGCAGAGCGCTTGCCGGTGCACGGGGCAATCATGATGCCCGAATTTTTTGCGGGCACCTTGAAGCCGAATTAATTTCAATTGCAGGACACTATCTGCTAAGTGATAGCCTCCCCGAGCCGCATGTCGGCCAAGAGGTACAGATATCCCTGGAAAATGAAAAAATTATTTTTGACAAATTAACCAGCTAA
- the minD gene encoding septum site-determining protein MinD, producing the protein MARIIVVTSGKGGVGKTTSSAAISTGLAQRGKKTVVIDFDIGLRNLDLIMGCERRVVYDFVNVINGEATLNQALIKDKRVENLFILPASQTRDKDALTKEGVEKIINKLQEMDFDYIICDSPAGIETGALMALYFADEAIVTTNPEVSSVRDSDRILGILASKSRRAEQSLEPVKEHLLLTRYAPGRVNRGDMLSVEDVQEILAIPLLGVIPESQAVLRASNSGEPVIFDQTSDAGQAYLDTVARLLGEKRDFRFLQEEKKGFFNRLFGG; encoded by the coding sequence ATGGCTCGAATTATTGTCGTTACATCCGGGAAGGGTGGTGTTGGTAAGACCACAAGTAGTGCTGCGATCAGTACCGGTCTGGCACAACGAGGTAAAAAAACCGTTGTCATTGACTTCGATATAGGTTTGCGGAATCTGGATTTGATCATGGGTTGCGAACGCCGGGTCGTTTATGACTTTGTTAATGTCATAAATGGTGAGGCCACATTAAATCAGGCATTAATCAAAGATAAACGCGTTGAAAACCTGTTTATTCTGCCTGCATCGCAGACTCGCGATAAAGATGCCTTAACTAAAGAAGGCGTTGAAAAGATCATCAATAAACTTCAGGAGATGGATTTTGACTACATTATCTGTGACTCTCCTGCTGGTATTGAAACCGGCGCTTTAATGGCGTTGTATTTTGCTGATGAAGCAATTGTGACCACGAATCCTGAAGTTTCTTCAGTTCGTGACTCTGACCGGATCCTCGGCATTCTTGCTTCTAAATCTCGTCGTGCAGAGCAAAGTCTCGAACCCGTTAAAGAACATTTACTGCTAACCCGTTATGCTCCAGGCCGTGTTAACAGAGGTGATATGCTGAGTGTAGAGGATGTGCAGGAAATTCTGGCCATTCCTTTATTGGGCGTGATCCCTGAATCTCAGGCAGTACTGCGCGCATCAAACTCTGGTGAGCCAGTAATATTCGATCAGACCTCAGATGCTGGCCAAGCTTATCTTGATACTGTTGCCCGATTACTGGGAGAGAAACGTGATTTCCGTTTCTTGCAGGAAGAGAAAAAAGGCTTCTTTAACCGCCTGTTCGGAGGATAA
- the minE gene encoding cell division topological specificity factor MinE yields the protein MSLLDFFLKSRKENTAKLAKERLQIIVAHERTSRSGPDYLPQLKQDILDVIRKYVQIDPEQVTVQLDKKGEQLSVLELNIMLSDDKPQNADDNTEETKS from the coding sequence ATGTCATTGCTTGATTTTTTTCTGAAATCCAGAAAAGAGAACACGGCGAAACTGGCTAAAGAGCGTCTGCAAATTATTGTCGCTCATGAAAGAACCAGTCGTAGCGGTCCGGATTATCTGCCTCAATTAAAGCAGGATATACTGGATGTTATCAGGAAGTATGTTCAGATTGATCCTGAACAGGTAACTGTCCAGCTGGATAAAAAAGGTGAGCAACTTTCTGTTCTTGAACTCAATATTATGCTGTCAGATGATAAGCCGCAAAATGCTGACGATAATACTGAAGAAACAAAAAGTTAA
- the rnd gene encoding ribonuclease D has product MSYSYIDSDILLQPLLAQISSASTLLLDTEFIRVSTYFPKLGLLQLHLNAVDYLIDPLAINSINLLWDAIFSDHRLFVFHSCKEDLDVLQVCAQKLPGRVFDTQVAAAFLGYGASLGYAGLVEKVCDVTVAKDQTLTDWLARPLTAAQKLYAAKDVSYLQYLYDHLSQELNTTGKTEWFNEEMTALLEAKQQAVIPDELFREISGAWQLYPSELAVLRELAKWRYQTAISEDKPQNFIVREEVLADLSRKRPQTERELAQTDISYQQKNRYADAILQCIQKGMECPVELHPARIKRIMDFPHYKHDFKQIKQRVEIAAQDNNLPVELLGSRKLINQYLLWTYEGKSSDVEQPKITSGWRNKLLNL; this is encoded by the coding sequence ATGTCATATAGCTATATAGATTCAGATATTTTATTACAACCACTGCTGGCTCAAATCAGCTCAGCCTCAACATTGTTACTGGATACCGAATTTATTCGGGTCTCGACCTATTTTCCTAAATTAGGATTACTGCAGCTTCATCTTAATGCTGTCGACTATCTGATAGATCCATTGGCGATCAATTCCATAAACTTATTATGGGACGCAATTTTTTCTGACCATAGACTTTTTGTTTTTCATTCATGCAAAGAAGACCTGGATGTATTACAGGTTTGTGCTCAGAAACTGCCTGGCAGAGTGTTCGACACACAGGTTGCAGCCGCATTTCTTGGCTACGGTGCATCTTTAGGTTATGCAGGTTTAGTAGAAAAGGTCTGTGATGTCACCGTTGCGAAAGATCAGACTTTAACCGATTGGCTGGCAAGACCACTAACTGCCGCGCAGAAACTTTATGCAGCTAAAGATGTTTCCTATTTGCAATACTTATATGACCATCTTAGTCAGGAACTCAATACCACAGGAAAAACAGAGTGGTTTAATGAAGAAATGACAGCATTGCTTGAAGCTAAACAGCAAGCTGTTATTCCCGATGAATTATTCCGAGAAATTAGTGGTGCCTGGCAGTTATACCCATCGGAACTTGCGGTATTACGTGAATTAGCAAAATGGCGCTATCAGACTGCAATATCAGAAGATAAGCCACAAAACTTTATTGTACGGGAAGAAGTACTGGCAGACCTGAGTCGGAAACGTCCTCAGACAGAACGTGAACTTGCGCAAACCGATATTTCTTATCAGCAAAAAAATCGTTATGCGGATGCAATCCTGCAATGTATTCAAAAAGGTATGGAGTGTCCTGTTGAATTACATCCGGCAAGAATAAAACGGATTATGGATTTCCCTCATTACAAACATGATTTTAAGCAAATAAAACAACGAGTCGAAATTGCAGCGCAAGATAATAATTTACCGGTGGAATTATTAGGCTCACGAAAACTGATTAACCAATACTTACTCTGGACTTATGAAGGTAAGAGTTCTGATGTGGAACAGCCTAAAATTACATCGGGTTGGCGAAATAAACTGTTAAACCTGTAA
- a CDS encoding Nif3-like dinuclear metal center hexameric protein gives MKNTDLESYLNNLLTVSLFKDYAPNGLQVEGKREIKRIVTGVTASQALIDEAIRLQADALLVHHGYFWPGESQPIRGMKGQRIRSLIKNDINLLAYHLPLDAHIHLGNNAQLGKQLGLTGIAPIQPDDPQCLVFHGYLPEPALTSAFSEHISLALNRTPLISHHQEFTLRHIAWCTGGAQNYIQQAIEYGVDAYISGEVSEHTVHTARENNVVFYAAGHHATERYGIKALGEWLQQQFSDLEVHFIDIDNPA, from the coding sequence ATGAAAAATACGGATCTCGAGTCATATCTCAATAACTTGCTGACGGTTTCTCTTTTCAAAGACTATGCCCCTAATGGGCTGCAAGTCGAAGGGAAAAGAGAAATAAAAAGAATAGTTACCGGTGTCACTGCTTCTCAGGCATTAATCGATGAAGCAATCCGGTTACAGGCAGATGCGTTGCTTGTGCATCATGGTTATTTCTGGCCCGGAGAATCCCAGCCAATCAGAGGGATGAAAGGGCAGAGGATCCGTAGCTTAATCAAAAATGATATTAATTTGCTGGCATACCACTTACCGCTTGATGCTCATATTCATTTAGGTAATAACGCACAGTTGGGAAAACAATTAGGGTTAACAGGCATCGCACCTATACAACCAGATGATCCTCAATGCCTGGTTTTTCATGGTTATTTGCCTGAACCGGCCTTGACGTCTGCTTTTTCTGAACATATTTCACTCGCTTTGAACAGAACCCCATTAATCAGTCATCATCAGGAATTCACCCTCAGACATATCGCCTGGTGCACCGGAGGTGCACAGAACTATATTCAGCAAGCCATAGAATATGGTGTTGATGCATATATTAGTGGCGAAGTTTCAGAACATACAGTTCATACTGCCCGGGAAAATAATGTGGTTTTCTATGCTGCAGGTCATCACGCAACAGAGCGTTATGGCATCAAGGCACTGGGAGAATGGTTACAGCAACAATTCAGTGATCTGGAAGTGCACTTTATCGATATTGATAATCCTGCATAA
- a CDS encoding SPOR domain-containing protein, with translation MATQFQNRLIGTVILVSLGVVFLPDLLMGKKNDISAPAGSIPLRPEQSLAGVTPENPGIAATSTAVANDPTLSVANNGSGVVVANSTATPTTGVSAAPAVVANNNENWQVEEVAAPVTITENGAVSGKETIVDNSEALKSAEIAQNKARELELKKKELLAAAKAKEAALEARRKAEQATLMQSVPVETITEKPVAEPQMTVKRDEDGLIIKTPAQVEAERAALKSGASVSTNSSYKPASQPTTVATNGGSWIIQVGVFSNAENAKALAAKLRSAGYGASAQRSGQLTRVVVGPNVSKDKLQSMLSGINRVAGTSARVIAYSAISN, from the coding sequence TTGGCTACACAATTTCAAAACCGTTTAATCGGTACCGTCATTTTGGTTTCATTAGGCGTAGTTTTTCTTCCTGATTTATTAATGGGTAAGAAAAATGATATATCAGCACCCGCAGGCAGCATTCCTCTCCGGCCTGAACAATCGCTGGCTGGCGTTACACCTGAAAATCCGGGGATTGCTGCCACTTCAACTGCAGTAGCTAATGACCCAACATTATCTGTAGCCAATAATGGTTCTGGGGTTGTTGTGGCGAATAGTACTGCAACACCTACAACCGGAGTATCCGCGGCACCAGCTGTGGTAGCTAATAATAATGAAAACTGGCAAGTAGAAGAAGTTGCTGCTCCTGTGACTATTACTGAGAACGGTGCAGTAAGTGGAAAAGAGACAATAGTAGATAATAGCGAAGCTCTGAAATCTGCGGAAATTGCCCAAAATAAAGCACGTGAGCTGGAGCTTAAGAAAAAAGAGCTGCTCGCAGCCGCGAAGGCGAAAGAAGCTGCGCTGGAAGCCAGAAGAAAAGCTGAACAGGCGACGTTGATGCAATCAGTGCCAGTGGAGACAATAACAGAAAAACCTGTTGCTGAACCACAGATGACAGTCAAACGCGATGAAGATGGCCTCATAATCAAAACGCCTGCACAGGTTGAGGCAGAAAGAGCAGCCCTTAAGTCTGGCGCTTCAGTTTCAACAAATTCATCCTATAAACCTGCATCACAACCAACCACTGTTGCTACAAACGGCGGTTCCTGGATCATTCAGGTTGGTGTTTTCTCTAATGCTGAAAATGCTAAAGCTCTGGCAGCCAAATTACGCAGTGCCGGATATGGTGCTTCAGCCCAGAGATCGGGACAATTGACTCGTGTTGTTGTCGGACCTAATGTTTCAAAAGACAAATTACAATCTATGCTAAGTGGTATTAACCGTGTTGCCGGTACATCAGCCCGAGTGATCGCATATTCAGCTATCAGTAATTAA
- the folC gene encoding bifunctional tetrahydrofolate synthase/dihydrofolate synthase — translation MTLPVMTQSQSLSDWLSYLEQIHPQQIELGLQRVKTVAERAALTQLPGIVITVGGTNGKGSTCAMLASILQAAGYTTGVYASPHLLRYNERVKINGHEVSDEDLCFAFADIEQKRADISLTFFEFGTLAAFAVFKKYQPDVILLEVGLGGRLDATNIIDADISVITSIDLDHCDWLGNTRDAIATEKAGIYRSEKPAICGEPNPPQTLYAAVNQINAQLYTVGEQFSYQLTEDKWTFTGQHWQFTDLPVPALPLQNAATVLAVLEHVPLSVSESAIRSGLENAQLAGRFQTLQNHPTVIIDVAHNPHAARYLAMQLEKQKADKIIAVVGMLKDKDIAHTLQHVVPYVSAWHLADLSGPRAAAAGDLAALLPPESTFRCHGSVEDAYQAALTQANEHDLIIVFGSFFTVAGVLACTEQH, via the coding sequence ATGACATTGCCAGTCATGACTCAAAGCCAGTCTTTATCCGACTGGCTTTCTTATTTAGAGCAGATACATCCTCAGCAAATTGAGCTGGGGTTGCAGCGTGTCAAAACGGTGGCAGAAAGAGCAGCTTTAACGCAATTACCGGGCATTGTAATCACCGTAGGTGGTACAAATGGTAAAGGCTCTACCTGTGCGATGCTGGCCAGTATTTTACAGGCCGCCGGATATACAACGGGCGTTTATGCATCCCCGCATTTGCTGCGTTATAACGAGCGGGTGAAAATAAATGGTCATGAAGTCAGTGATGAAGATTTGTGCTTTGCGTTCGCAGACATTGAACAGAAACGAGCAGACATCAGCCTGACTTTCTTTGAATTCGGAACACTCGCGGCGTTTGCCGTTTTTAAAAAATACCAGCCTGATGTCATTCTTCTTGAAGTGGGACTGGGTGGCCGGCTTGATGCCACTAATATTATTGATGCTGATATATCTGTCATTACCAGTATTGATTTGGACCATTGCGATTGGCTCGGTAATACCAGAGATGCAATTGCTACAGAAAAAGCGGGCATCTATCGTTCAGAAAAACCGGCAATTTGTGGTGAACCTAATCCTCCGCAAACATTATATGCAGCAGTAAACCAAATTAATGCTCAGCTATACACGGTTGGTGAACAATTCAGTTACCAGCTAACAGAAGATAAATGGACATTCACTGGCCAGCACTGGCAATTTACTGATTTACCTGTTCCGGCTTTGCCACTACAGAATGCGGCAACCGTACTGGCAGTCCTGGAACATGTTCCTTTATCGGTATCTGAAAGTGCTATCCGGTCCGGATTGGAAAATGCTCAATTAGCTGGCCGATTCCAGACATTACAGAATCATCCAACGGTGATTATTGATGTTGCGCATAATCCTCATGCTGCCCGTTACCTGGCAATGCAATTAGAAAAGCAAAAAGCAGACAAAATAATTGCCGTAGTCGGTATGCTTAAAGATAAAGACATAGCGCATACACTGCAGCATGTTGTGCCATATGTATCTGCCTGGCATCTGGCTGATTTATCCGGCCCCAGAGCCGCGGCGGCGGGGGATTTGGCCGCACTTTTACCACCAGAAAGCACTTTCAGATGCCATGGTAGCGTAGAAGATGCTTATCAGGCTGCATTAACTCAAGCTAACGAGCATGATCTGATTATTGTTTTTGGTTCTTTTTTCACCGTCGCAGGTGTATTAGCCTGCACTGAACAACACTAA